In the Kineosporiaceae bacterium genome, one interval contains:
- a CDS encoding DoxX family membrane protein, giving the protein MTRLMAWQPWLTTLARLTLAGVWLTAGWPKLIDSEGTVRSVRAFQLLPESLVRPFAYGLPMLELVLAVLLVIGLGTRVAGLLTAGLMVMFLFGIGAAWARGLSINCGCFGNTGSAVVDPVPGYIKDILRDLGFLALAAFITWRPLSRLSLDARLGLTPIGVTS; this is encoded by the coding sequence ATGACACGACTCATGGCGTGGCAGCCCTGGCTGACCACGCTGGCCCGGCTCACCCTGGCCGGGGTCTGGTTGACGGCCGGTTGGCCGAAGTTGATCGACTCGGAAGGCACCGTACGTAGCGTCCGGGCCTTCCAGCTCCTGCCGGAATCCCTGGTGCGGCCGTTCGCCTACGGGCTGCCGATGCTCGAACTCGTGCTCGCCGTCCTGTTGGTGATCGGCCTGGGTACCCGGGTCGCCGGACTGCTCACGGCGGGGCTGATGGTCATGTTCCTCTTCGGCATCGGCGCTGCGTGGGCTCGCGGCCTGTCGATCAACTGCGGCTGCTTCGGCAACACCGGATCGGCGGTCGTCGATCCCGTTCCGGGCTACATCAAGGACATCCTGCGCGACCTCGGCTTCCTGGCCTTGGCCGCCTTCATCACCTGGCGGCCGCTCAGCCGTCTCTCGCTCGACGCCCGCCTGGGCCTCACCCCGATTGGAGTCACCTCATGA
- a CDS encoding nicotinamide mononucleotide transporter: MIDFLTRLSEASIQMGEYQLRWLELIGVLIGLASAVGGMKRKVWAWPVGITANVLLFFVYINAILDPQVGERTPLFGQSGRQIFFILTSAYGWWRWRTSQQNRGADRPAIVPRWATTTERLALVGTWAAGVLVVQWVFAQIGAGWPAPPWYYWCDAWIFMGSMMATFAMAKGWNEFWLCWIGVDLVGVPLLLHSNYIPTAVLYAFYAVFVIYGFVVWLRASRTETATDVSDREVAPAAS, encoded by the coding sequence ATGATCGACTTTCTCACCCGGCTCTCCGAGGCCAGCATCCAGATGGGTGAATACCAGCTGCGATGGCTGGAGCTCATCGGCGTACTCATCGGCCTGGCCTCCGCCGTCGGCGGCATGAAGCGCAAGGTCTGGGCCTGGCCCGTCGGTATCACCGCCAACGTGCTGCTGTTCTTCGTCTACATCAACGCGATCCTCGATCCCCAGGTGGGGGAGCGGACGCCGCTGTTCGGCCAGTCCGGCCGGCAGATCTTCTTCATCCTGACCAGCGCCTACGGCTGGTGGCGCTGGCGTACCTCGCAGCAGAACCGCGGCGCCGACCGGCCCGCGATCGTGCCGCGGTGGGCGACCACCACCGAGCGGCTGGCGTTGGTGGGCACCTGGGCGGCGGGGGTGCTCGTCGTCCAGTGGGTCTTCGCCCAGATCGGCGCCGGCTGGCCGGCACCGCCCTGGTACTACTGGTGCGACGCCTGGATCTTCATGGGCTCGATGATGGCCACCTTTGCCATGGCGAAGGGCTGGAACGAGTTCTGGTTGTGCTGGATCGGGGTCGACCTGGTCGGCGTGCCGCTGCTGCTGCACTCGAACTACATCCCGACCGCGGTGCTGTACGCCTTCTACGCCGTCTTCGTGATCTACGGCTTCGTGGTGTGGCTGCGGGCCAGCCGCACCGAGACCGCAACGGACGTGTCCGATCGCGAGGTGGCACCGGCGGCGTCCTGA
- the rpe gene encoding ribulose-phosphate 3-epimerase, with product MGVQISPSLLSADFTRLADELAAIGSADWAHVDVMDNHFVPNLTLGRPVVEALAKVSPVPLDCHLMIEDPDRWAPGYVDAGARSVTFHAEAALAPIRLARELRALGARAGLALKPSTSVEPYLELLGEFDMILVMTVEPGFGGQPFLEHTLPTVRRVRQAVAASGLDVWVQVDGGVNERTIERCAEAGADVFVAGSAVYNAPDAAAAIDSLRTLATLACG from the coding sequence ATGGGTGTGCAGATCTCGCCATCCCTGTTGTCGGCCGACTTCACGCGTCTCGCGGACGAGCTGGCGGCGATCGGATCGGCCGACTGGGCGCACGTGGATGTCATGGACAACCACTTCGTGCCCAACCTGACCCTGGGGCGCCCCGTGGTCGAGGCGCTGGCCAAGGTGAGTCCGGTGCCGCTGGATTGCCACTTGATGATCGAGGACCCGGACCGGTGGGCACCCGGCTATGTCGATGCCGGCGCGCGCAGCGTGACCTTTCACGCCGAAGCAGCGCTCGCCCCGATCCGGCTGGCCCGCGAACTCCGTGCGCTGGGGGCACGAGCCGGCCTGGCGCTCAAACCGTCGACCTCGGTGGAGCCCTACCTGGAGCTGCTCGGCGAGTTCGACATGATCCTGGTGATGACGGTCGAACCGGGCTTCGGCGGCCAGCCCTTCCTGGAGCACACCCTGCCCACCGTGCGCCGGGTGCGGCAGGCGGTCGCGGCGTCCGGGCTCGACGTCTGGGTGCAGGTGGACGGTGGCGTGAACGAGCGGACCATCGAACGCTGTGCCGAGGCCGGGGCCGACGTCTTCGTCGCCGGGTCGGCGGTCTACAACGCCCCGGACGCCGCCGCGGCGATCGACAGCTTGCGTACCCTCGCCACGCTCGCCTGCGGCTGA
- the def gene encoding peptide deformylase, with amino-acid sequence MAIQPIRLFGDPVLRTPAQPVVDFDKELRVLIKDLAETMMDAPGAGLAAPQIGVGLRVFTYYVDNTLGHLINPDLDLSSELQEGDEGCLSFPGIVFDTPRALRVVAKGFDEHGEPVTIEGSELLARAIQHETDHLDGVLFIDRMDRAQRKLALKAIREAEWMGQPAPTVRTSPHATFGRAL; translated from the coding sequence GTGGCCATCCAGCCGATCCGCCTGTTCGGCGATCCGGTCCTGCGCACGCCTGCGCAGCCGGTGGTCGACTTCGACAAAGAACTGCGGGTACTGATCAAGGACCTCGCCGAGACGATGATGGACGCGCCCGGCGCGGGGCTCGCGGCACCGCAGATCGGCGTGGGCCTGCGGGTGTTCACCTACTACGTCGACAACACCCTCGGGCACCTGATCAACCCCGACCTCGACCTGTCGAGTGAGCTGCAGGAGGGTGACGAGGGGTGCCTGTCGTTCCCGGGGATCGTGTTCGACACCCCGCGGGCGTTGCGGGTGGTGGCCAAGGGCTTCGACGAGCACGGCGAGCCGGTGACCATCGAGGGCAGCGAGCTGCTCGCCCGGGCGATCCAGCACGAGACCGACCACCTGGACGGCGTCCTGTTCATCGACCGCATGGACCGCGCCCAGCGCAAGCTCGCGCTCAAGGCGATCCGCGAGGCGGAGTGGATGGGCCAGCCGGCGCCGACCGTGCGCACCAGCCCGCACGCCACCTTCGGCCGCGCGCTCTGA
- a CDS encoding thioredoxin domain-containing protein — translation MTNARTAKSTREKAAELRAEAAKAEAKRRNLTITGAIIAVIAVLVVSYMLIRSAKDSADQRDASTAAAANAAPANLLNGGVLYGSSTAKVTIEMYEDFLCPACKNAETANAAQIDQWVKDGTVKVIYKPVAILDHLSADEYSTRALNAAAAVVNSKPDAFLAFHKALFDNQPAENGPGLPDAKLVELAVAAGADKAVVEPAITGQTYKGWTAKVTDDFSKAGFNSTPTIVVNGKKIESYAPEVLKTAVDAGLEG, via the coding sequence ATGACCAACGCCCGCACCGCCAAGTCGACCCGAGAGAAGGCGGCCGAGCTGCGCGCCGAGGCCGCCAAGGCCGAGGCCAAGCGCCGCAACCTGACCATCACGGGGGCGATCATCGCCGTGATCGCGGTGCTCGTGGTGTCGTACATGCTGATCAGGTCGGCCAAGGACAGTGCCGACCAGCGGGACGCCTCGACGGCTGCGGCGGCCAACGCCGCCCCAGCGAACCTGCTCAACGGCGGGGTGTTGTACGGCAGCAGCACGGCCAAGGTCACGATCGAGATGTACGAGGACTTCTTGTGCCCCGCCTGCAAGAACGCCGAGACCGCCAACGCCGCCCAGATCGATCAGTGGGTCAAGGACGGCACCGTGAAGGTGATCTACAAGCCGGTGGCGATCCTCGACCACCTGTCGGCTGATGAGTACTCGACCCGTGCCCTGAACGCCGCGGCGGCAGTCGTCAACAGCAAGCCGGACGCCTTCCTCGCCTTCCACAAGGCGCTGTTCGACAACCAGCCCGCCGAGAACGGCCCCGGGCTGCCGGACGCCAAGCTGGTCGAGCTGGCTGTTGCCGCCGGTGCGGACAAGGCCGTCGTCGAACCGGCGATCACCGGGCAGACCTACAAGGGATGGACCGCCAAGGTCACCGACGACTTCTCCAAGGCGGGGTTCAACTCGACCCCGACCATCGTGGTGAACGGCAAGAAGATCGAGAGCTACGCACCCGAGGTACTCAAGACCGCAGTGGACGCCGGACTCGAGGGCTGA
- a CDS encoding ATP phosphoribosyltransferase has product MLRVAVPNKGSLSADAADMLKEAGYRQRRDPKELMLLDRENDIEFFYLRPRDIAVYVGAGTLDVGITGRDLLLDSGADAREVMPLGFAESTFRFAARPGQFTGVADLAGRRVATSYAGLVSQHLADHEVTAQVVRLDGAVETAVQLGVADVIADVVETGGTLRAAGLEVFGDPILQSESVLVRRGGSADHPGLEVLVRRLEGVLVARQYVLMDYDVRVELVEKACAITPGLESPTVSPLHDQGWVAVRVMVRRDVTNHVMDDLYALGARAILVTSIHACRL; this is encoded by the coding sequence ATGCTGCGCGTCGCCGTCCCGAACAAGGGCTCGCTGTCTGCCGATGCGGCCGACATGCTCAAGGAGGCCGGCTACCGCCAGCGGCGCGATCCCAAGGAGCTGATGCTGCTCGATCGCGAGAACGACATCGAGTTCTTCTACCTGCGTCCGCGGGACATCGCCGTGTACGTCGGGGCCGGCACCCTGGACGTCGGGATCACCGGTCGCGACCTGCTGCTGGACTCCGGCGCCGATGCCCGCGAGGTGATGCCGCTCGGGTTCGCCGAGTCCACCTTCCGGTTCGCCGCCCGCCCGGGGCAGTTCACCGGCGTGGCCGACCTGGCCGGTCGGCGCGTGGCCACCAGCTACGCCGGGCTCGTCTCCCAGCACTTGGCCGACCACGAGGTGACTGCCCAGGTGGTGCGTCTGGACGGCGCGGTCGAGACGGCCGTCCAGCTCGGGGTGGCCGACGTGATCGCCGATGTGGTCGAGACCGGGGGCACGCTGCGGGCCGCGGGTCTCGAGGTCTTCGGTGACCCGATCCTGCAGTCCGAATCGGTGCTGGTGCGTCGTGGCGGTTCGGCCGACCACCCCGGGCTCGAGGTGCTGGTTCGCCGACTCGAAGGGGTGCTGGTCGCACGGCAATATGTGCTGATGGACTACGACGTCCGGGTCGAACTGGTCGAGAAGGCCTGCGCGATCACTCCGGGTCTGGAATCGCCCACCGTCTCGCCGCTGCACGACCAGGGCTGGGTGGCGGTTCGGGTCATGGTGCGACGCGATGTGACCAATCACGTCATGGATGACCTGTACGCCCTGGGTGCCCGGGCCATCCTGGTGACGAGCATTCACGCCTGTCGGCTGTGA
- the hisF gene encoding imidazole glycerol phosphate synthase subunit HisF, which yields MSVAVRVIPCLDVDAGRVVKGVNFVDLRDAGDPVELARRYDAEGADELTFLDVTASADSRATTYDVVSRTAEQVFIPLTVGGGVRTVEDVDRLLRAGADKVGINTAAIARPALIAEVADRYGAQVLVLSVDARRCPAGTSTDSGYEVTTHGGRRGTGIDAVAWAARAAELGAGEILLNSMDADGTKSGFDLQMIEAVRREVSVPLIASGGAGEVAHFPPAVAAGADAVLAASVFHFGQLTIGDVKAAMAARGIVVR from the coding sequence ATGTCCGTGGCCGTTCGTGTGATCCCCTGCCTCGACGTCGATGCCGGACGCGTGGTGAAGGGCGTCAACTTCGTCGATCTGCGGGACGCCGGTGACCCGGTCGAGCTCGCCCGTCGCTACGACGCCGAGGGCGCCGACGAGCTGACCTTCCTGGACGTCACCGCCTCGGCCGACAGCCGGGCCACGACCTACGACGTCGTGTCCCGCACCGCCGAGCAGGTCTTCATCCCGCTCACCGTGGGCGGGGGGGTCCGCACCGTCGAGGACGTCGACCGGCTGCTGCGCGCCGGCGCCGACAAGGTGGGGATCAACACCGCAGCCATCGCCCGCCCCGCACTGATCGCCGAGGTCGCCGATCGGTACGGAGCCCAGGTGCTGGTGCTCTCGGTCGATGCGCGGCGGTGCCCCGCGGGCACGAGCACCGACTCCGGCTACGAGGTCACCACCCACGGCGGACGCCGCGGCACCGGCATCGATGCCGTGGCCTGGGCTGCCCGTGCGGCCGAGCTGGGCGCAGGGGAGATCCTGCTCAACTCGATGGACGCCGATGGCACCAAGTCGGGCTTCGACCTGCAGATGATCGAGGCGGTGCGTCGCGAGGTGAGCGTGCCGCTGATCGCCAGCGGGGGCGCGGGTGAGGTCGCGCACTTCCCGCCTGCCGTGGCCGCCGGCGCGGACGCCGTCCTGGCCGCCAGCGTGTTCCACTTCGGTCAACTGACCATCGGGGACGTCAAGGCCGCCATGGCGGCCCGGGGAATCGTCGTCCGCTGA
- a CDS encoding carboxylating nicotinate-nucleotide diphosphorylase has protein sequence MTTALALPEGEAMRIAELALTEDLAGGVDVTTLATIDVNALGVAEIVARADGVVAGIPVARAVFDKVGGVVFDPRVVDGSRVQRGDVLAEVSGPVRAILTGERSALNVLCMLSGIATLTAAWVEAVAGTGAVIRDTRKTAPGLRVIQKYAVRCGGGQNHRMGLSDQALIKDNHVLSAGGVVPALEAVRAMAPDVVCEVECTLPEQVEQACAAGAVLILLDNMTLDATRESVAIARRYGTRTESSGGLRLENAREVAETGVDYLAVGALTHSAPVLDIALDLRR, from the coding sequence ATGACCACGGCCCTGGCCCTGCCCGAGGGTGAGGCGATGCGGATCGCCGAACTGGCGCTGACCGAGGACCTGGCCGGTGGGGTGGATGTGACCACCCTGGCGACCATCGACGTGAACGCGCTCGGGGTGGCTGAGATCGTCGCTCGAGCGGACGGCGTGGTTGCCGGGATCCCGGTCGCGCGAGCGGTGTTCGACAAGGTCGGCGGGGTGGTGTTCGACCCGCGCGTGGTCGACGGCAGCCGGGTGCAGCGGGGCGACGTGCTCGCCGAGGTGAGTGGCCCGGTGCGCGCCATCCTGACCGGTGAGCGCAGCGCGTTGAACGTGCTCTGCATGCTCTCGGGCATTGCCACCCTGACCGCGGCGTGGGTCGAGGCGGTGGCCGGCACCGGGGCGGTGATCCGCGATACCCGCAAGACCGCGCCCGGGCTGCGGGTGATCCAGAAGTACGCGGTGCGCTGCGGCGGCGGGCAGAACCACCGGATGGGGCTGAGCGACCAGGCACTGATCAAGGACAACCACGTGCTGTCGGCCGGGGGAGTCGTGCCCGCTCTCGAGGCGGTACGCGCCATGGCACCCGACGTGGTGTGCGAGGTCGAGTGCACGCTGCCCGAGCAGGTCGAGCAGGCCTGCGCCGCCGGCGCGGTGCTGATCCTGCTGGACAACATGACGTTGGATGCCACCCGTGAGTCCGTTGCCATAGCGCGGCGTTATGGCACCCGCACCGAGTCCAGTGGCGGGCTGCGGCTGGAGAACGCCCGTGAGGTCGCCGAGACGGGAGTCGACTACCTGGCCGTCGGGGCTTTGACGCATTCGGCCCCGGTCTTGGACATCGCGTTGGATCTGCGTCGCTGA
- a CDS encoding TIGR03085 family protein, translating into MPSFAAQERQALVDALVHAGSEAPTLCEGWTTYDLAAHLVAREHRPDAGLGLVIPAFGGYTERVRLSYRQHAYEDLLEHILIGPPWYSPFALPGVDGAANLAEHFVHCEDVRRAETGWQPRVLGDALQEALWKVLTRMSKMAFRKAADPVRLIRPDGAEISVGSGGQPVRLHGEPAELLLYAFGRTSAATVRIDGPEAAVARFESTPLGL; encoded by the coding sequence ATGCCGTCCTTCGCTGCCCAGGAACGCCAGGCTCTCGTCGATGCGCTGGTCCACGCCGGGTCCGAGGCCCCCACCCTGTGTGAGGGCTGGACGACCTATGACCTGGCAGCCCACCTGGTCGCGCGCGAACACCGCCCGGACGCCGGGCTGGGCCTGGTGATCCCGGCGTTCGGTGGCTACACCGAGCGGGTGCGGCTGAGCTACCGGCAGCATGCCTACGAGGATCTGCTCGAGCACATCCTGATCGGGCCGCCCTGGTACAGCCCGTTCGCGCTGCCCGGGGTGGACGGCGCGGCCAACCTCGCCGAGCACTTCGTGCACTGTGAGGACGTGCGTCGGGCCGAGACCGGTTGGCAGCCGCGTGTTCTCGGCGATGCGCTGCAGGAGGCGCTGTGGAAGGTGCTCACCCGCATGAGCAAGATGGCCTTCCGCAAGGCAGCCGACCCGGTGCGCCTGATCCGGCCCGATGGGGCCGAGATCAGCGTCGGATCCGGTGGCCAGCCGGTGCGGCTGCACGGCGAGCCGGCCGAACTGCTGCTCTACGCCTTCGGCCGGACGTCGGCCGCCACGGTACGCATCGACGGACCAGAGGCGGCGGTGGCCCGGTTCGAGAGCACCCCGTTGGGCCTGTAG
- a CDS encoding phosphoribosyl-ATP diphosphatase — MKTFDQLFAELSERALTRPEGSGTVAALDAGVHTIGKKVVEEAAEVWMAAEHEGADRAAEEISQLLYHLQVLMLAKGLTLDDVYAHL; from the coding sequence GTGAAGACCTTCGACCAACTGTTCGCCGAGCTCAGTGAGCGGGCACTCACCCGGCCCGAGGGGTCCGGCACGGTGGCGGCCCTGGACGCCGGGGTGCACACCATCGGCAAGAAGGTGGTCGAAGAGGCCGCGGAGGTCTGGATGGCCGCCGAGCACGAGGGGGCCGACCGCGCCGCGGAAGAGATCTCCCAGCTGCTCTACCACCTGCAGGTGTTGATGCTCGCCAAGGGCCTGACCCTGGACGACGTCTACGCGCATCTGTGA
- a CDS encoding methionyl-tRNA formyltransferase encodes MRLIFAGTPAVALPALEAIADSRHDLVAVLTRPDAPAGRGRRLVRSPVAAWADEHELPVLQPAKLTEPAALQAIRDLAPDCVPVVAYGALVRPDALAVPPHGWINLHFSVLPAWRGAAPVQHAVIAGDEITGATTFRLDEGLDTGPVYGVLTERIRPHDTSGELLGRLAEAGARLLLDTLDGVEKGLLEARAQAEDGVSLAPKITADDARIDWQAPAVAIDRRIRGCTPEPGAWTTWRSERVGLAPLRTTGTPPPSEAALALGAGEVLAGKRDVWVGTGSDSVCLGEVRAAGKRPMSAADWARGVRPQTGERFDG; translated from the coding sequence ATGCGCCTGATCTTCGCCGGGACGCCGGCCGTCGCGTTGCCCGCCCTCGAGGCGATCGCCGACTCACGCCATGACCTCGTGGCCGTCCTGACTCGCCCCGATGCCCCCGCCGGCCGGGGTCGCCGGTTGGTGCGCTCACCCGTGGCGGCCTGGGCGGACGAGCACGAGCTGCCGGTGCTGCAGCCGGCCAAGCTCACCGAACCCGCTGCGCTGCAGGCGATCCGCGACCTCGCGCCGGACTGTGTGCCGGTGGTGGCCTACGGCGCGCTGGTGCGCCCCGATGCCCTGGCGGTACCGCCGCACGGCTGGATCAACCTGCACTTCTCGGTGTTGCCGGCCTGGCGCGGCGCCGCGCCGGTGCAACATGCGGTGATCGCCGGCGACGAGATCACCGGGGCCACCACCTTCCGGCTCGACGAGGGCCTGGACACCGGCCCGGTCTATGGCGTGCTGACCGAACGGATCCGCCCCCACGACACCTCCGGCGAGCTGCTGGGCCGCCTCGCCGAGGCCGGTGCCCGCCTGCTGCTCGACACCCTGGACGGGGTCGAGAAGGGCCTGCTCGAGGCGCGCGCACAAGCCGAGGACGGCGTCAGCCTGGCGCCGAAGATCACCGCGGACGACGCCCGGATCGACTGGCAGGCGCCGGCTGTGGCGATCGACCGCCGTATTCGCGGTTGCACCCCCGAACCCGGCGCCTGGACCACCTGGCGCAGCGAGCGCGTCGGCCTGGCGCCGCTGCGGACGACGGGCACCCCGCCGCCGAGCGAGGCTGCGCTGGCTCTGGGTGCCGGCGAAGTGCTGGCCGGCAAACGCGACGTCTGGGTGGGCACCGGCTCCGACTCGGTGTGCCTGGGCGAGGTGCGTGCGGCCGGCAAACGTCCGATGAGCGCGGCCGACTGGGCGCGCGGCGTCCGGCCGCAGACAGGGGAGAGATTCGATGGCTGA
- a CDS encoding PH domain-containing protein, whose product MLLWLAIWLPEPYTNLDKGELVVIGLAVGAMLWRLGEVRALPSASGLVVHNLIRTTSLEWAQIVAVRLGGGNPWVMLDLADGDTLAVMAIQRADGAVGEAEAKRLATLVALGSRTSRDD is encoded by the coding sequence ATGCTGCTCTGGCTCGCCATCTGGCTGCCCGAGCCCTACACCAATCTCGACAAGGGCGAGCTCGTGGTGATCGGGCTGGCCGTGGGTGCGATGCTGTGGCGGTTGGGAGAGGTGCGGGCGCTGCCCTCGGCCTCGGGCCTGGTGGTGCACAACCTGATCCGCACGACCAGCCTGGAGTGGGCGCAGATCGTGGCGGTCCGCCTCGGTGGCGGCAACCCGTGGGTGATGCTCGACCTGGCCGACGGCGACACACTCGCCGTGATGGCGATCCAGCGGGCCGATGGCGCCGTGGGTGAGGCCGAGGCGAAGCGGCTGGCCACGTTGGTGGCGTTGGGCAGCCGGACCTCGCGCGACGACTAG